The genomic stretch TCACGCTTGAACACCCGCGCTGCGTCTATCAGTTGATGAAGCAGCACTACTCGCGCTATACGCCCGAGCAGGTTGAAAAGATCTGCGGCACGCCTGAGGACAAGTTCCTGAAGGTCTGCGAGATGCTCGCATCGACGGCCGTCCCTGGACGCGCCGGCACAATCCTGTACGCGCTCGGCTGGACGCACCACTCGGTTGGCTCGCAGATCATCCGCACCGGCGCGATGGTGCAGTTGCTGCTCGGCAATATCGGCATTGCGGGCGGCGGCATGAATGCGCTGCGCGGTCACTCGAACATCCAGGGCTTGACCGACCTCGGCTTGATGTCGAACCTGCTGCCGGGCTATATGACCTTGCCGCTCGAGGCAGAGCAGGACTTCGACGCCTTCATCAAGAAGCGCGCGAGCCAGCCGCTGCGGCCGAACCAGCTCAGCTACTGGCGCAACTACCGCGCTTTCCATGTCAGCTTCATGAAGTCATGGTGGGGCGATAACGCGACCGCCGAGAACAACTTCGGTTTCGACTATCTGCCGAAGCTCGACAAATCGTACGACATGCTGCAGGTCTTCGAGCTGATGAACCAGGGCAAGATGACCGGCTACATCGCGCAGGGCTTCAACCCGCTTGCCGCGGCGCCGAACAAGGCGAAGATCGGCGCGAGTCTGGCCAAGCTGAAGTGGCTCGTCATCATGGATCCGCTCGCCACCGAAACGTCCGAGTTCTGGAAGAATTTCGGCGAGTTCAACGACGTCGATTCATCGTCGATCCAGACGGAGGTCTTCCGTCTGCCGACCACGTGTTTCGCGGAAGAGCGCGGTTCGCTGGTCAGTTCGAGCCGGGTGCTGCAGTGGCACTGGCAGGGCGCGAACGGCCCGGGCGAATCGAAGAGCGATCTGGAAATCATGTCGGGGCTGTGGCTGCGCATCCGCAAGGCTTATAAGGAGAACGGCGGCAAGTATCCCGATCCGATTCTCAACATGAGCTGGCCTTACGCGGACCCGGAAAGCCCGACGCCTGAAGAAATCGCCATGGAGTTCAACGGCAAGGCGCTCGCCGACGTGACCGATGCTGTCGATAAATCCAAAGTGCTCGCCAAGAAGGGCGAGCAGTTGTCGGGCTTCGCGCAATTACGAGACGACGGCAGCACGGCGAGCGGTTGCTGGATCTTCTGCGGATCGTGGACTCAGGCGGGCAACCAGATGGGCCGGCGCGACAACTCCGATCCGACCGGCATCGGCAACACGCTGAACTGGGCGTGGGCATGGCCCGCGAATCGGCGGATCCTGTACAACCGCGCTTCGTGCGACGTCAGCGGCAAGCCGTTCGATCCCACCCGCAAGCTGATCGCATGGAACGGCACGACGTGGACGGGGGCGGACATTGCCGACTTCAAGGCCGACGAACCGCCGGAAAATGGCATGAATCCGTTCATCATGAATCCGGAGGGTGTGGCGCGCTTCTTCTCGCGCGACGGTCTGGTGGAAGGACCGTTTCCCGAGCACTACGAACCGTTTGAAACGCCGCTCGGCTACAACCCGCTGCATCCGGACAACAAGGCGGTCGTCAGCAATCCGGCGGCGCGCGTGTTTCCGGACGATCGCGCCGCGTTCGGCACGCACGAGAACTTCCCGCATACGGCGACCACCTATCGTCTGACCGAACATTTCCACTACTGGACCAAGCACGCGCGCCTGAACGCGATCGTGCAGCCGCAGCAGTTCGTGGAAATCGGCGAGGATCTGGCGAAGGACATCGGCGTGGTCGCGGGGGATCGCATCAAGGTGTCGTCCAATCGCGGGCACATCGTGGCCGTCGCGCTGGTGACCAAGCGCATCAAACCGCTGATGATCGAGGGGAAAAAAGTCCAGACAGTCGGGTTGCCGTTGCATTGGGGCTTCAAGGGACTCACGAAGCCGGGCTATCTCGTCAATACGCTGACGCCTTCCGTAGGCGACGGGAATTCGCAGACACCGGAATTCAAGTCGTTCCTCGTCAAGGTCGAAAAGGCTTAAGGAGCTGAGATGGCACTGCAATCACTGGATATCAAACGCCTCTCAGCCACGACCTTGCCGGAGCCGCAAGTCCGCGAGCCGGTCACGGGGACAGTCGCCAAGCTCATCGATGTGTCGAAGTGCATCGGCTGCAAGGCGTGTCAGACGGCCTGCATGGAATGGAACGATCTCCGCGATGAAGTCGGCGACACGATCGGTATTTACGACAACCCGCGCGATCTGAGCGAGCATTCGTGGACCGTCATGCGCTTCTCGGAGTACGAGAATACGGAAGGCGATCTCGAATGGCTGATCCGCAAGGACGGCTGTATGCATTGCGAGGATCCGGGCTGTCTGAAGGCCTGTCCTTCGCCGGGCGCGATCGTGCAGTACACCAACGGCATCGTGGATTTTCACGAGGAAAACTGCATCGGCTGCGGCTATTGCGTGACCGGTTGCCCGTTCAACGTGCCGCGCATTTCGAAGAAGGACAACCGCGCGTACAAGTGCACGCTGTGTTCGGACCGTGTGGCTGTCGGTCAGGAACCGGCGTGCGTGAAGACCTGCCCGACCGGCGCGATCATGTTCGGCACCAAGGAAGACATGAAGCAGCAAGCGGAGGATCGGATTGTCGATCTGAAGGAACGGGGTTTCCAGAACGCGGGCCTGTACGACCCCGCCGGGGTGGGCGGCACGCATGTGATGTACGTGCTGCATCACGCCGATAAAGCTAACCTCTATCACGGCTTGCCACAGAATCCGAAGATCAGTCCGATGGTTACGCTCTGGAAGGGGCTCGCGAAACCGCTGGCGCTGGCAGGCATCGCGTTCGCGGCCGTGGCGGGTTTCTTTCACTACACCCGCGTGGGTCCGAACGAGGTGACGGAGGCGGAAGAAGCCGAAGCGCAGCACGAAGCCGACGAAGCGCGCCGTTCCCGGGAGTTGTCTGATGAAACACACTGACCTGAAAGACGTGAAGGGCAACAGCCTGATCGTGCGCTACACGCCGAATGAGCGTACGAATCACTGGATCACCGCCATCACGTTCATTTTGCTGGCGCTCTCCGGACTCGCCATGTTTCATCCGGCGATGTCCTGGCTTTACGCGATCTTCGGTGGCGGGCAATGGACGCGGATCTTGCATCCGTTCGTCGGCTGCGTGATGTTCATCTCGTTCCTGATTCTTGCGCTGCGCTT from Paraburkholderia sp. IMGN_8 encodes the following:
- the fdxH gene encoding formate dehydrogenase subunit beta; the encoded protein is MALQSLDIKRLSATTLPEPQVREPVTGTVAKLIDVSKCIGCKACQTACMEWNDLRDEVGDTIGIYDNPRDLSEHSWTVMRFSEYENTEGDLEWLIRKDGCMHCEDPGCLKACPSPGAIVQYTNGIVDFHEENCIGCGYCVTGCPFNVPRISKKDNRAYKCTLCSDRVAVGQEPACVKTCPTGAIMFGTKEDMKQQAEDRIVDLKERGFQNAGLYDPAGVGGTHVMYVLHHADKANLYHGLPQNPKISPMVTLWKGLAKPLALAGIAFAAVAGFFHYTRVGPNEVTEAEEAEAQHEADEARRSRELSDETH
- the fdnG gene encoding formate dehydrogenase-N subunit alpha — protein: MPHMSRRQFLKVSTTTLAGSSLALMGFSPAPALAEVRQYKLSRTTETRNTCPYCSVGCGILMYGLGDNAKNAKSSIIHIEGDPDHPVNRGTLCPKGASLIDFIHSPSRLKYPEYRAAGSNEWKRISWDDALDRIAKLMKEDRDANFVETTEDGKKVNRWLTTGMLAASAGSNEVGYLTHKTVRSLGMLAFDNQARVUHGPTVAGLAPTFGRGAMTNHWVDIKNADVILVMGGNAAEAHPCGFKWVTEAKAHRKARLIVVDPRFTRTASVADYYAQIRTGSDIVFLGGVINYLLTNDKIQHEYVKNYTDMPFIVREDFSFTDGLYSGYNADKRSYDKSSWDYERGDDGFAKVDLTLEHPRCVYQLMKQHYSRYTPEQVEKICGTPEDKFLKVCEMLASTAVPGRAGTILYALGWTHHSVGSQIIRTGAMVQLLLGNIGIAGGGMNALRGHSNIQGLTDLGLMSNLLPGYMTLPLEAEQDFDAFIKKRASQPLRPNQLSYWRNYRAFHVSFMKSWWGDNATAENNFGFDYLPKLDKSYDMLQVFELMNQGKMTGYIAQGFNPLAAAPNKAKIGASLAKLKWLVIMDPLATETSEFWKNFGEFNDVDSSSIQTEVFRLPTTCFAEERGSLVSSSRVLQWHWQGANGPGESKSDLEIMSGLWLRIRKAYKENGGKYPDPILNMSWPYADPESPTPEEIAMEFNGKALADVTDAVDKSKVLAKKGEQLSGFAQLRDDGSTASGCWIFCGSWTQAGNQMGRRDNSDPTGIGNTLNWAWAWPANRRILYNRASCDVSGKPFDPTRKLIAWNGTTWTGADIADFKADEPPENGMNPFIMNPEGVARFFSRDGLVEGPFPEHYEPFETPLGYNPLHPDNKAVVSNPAARVFPDDRAAFGTHENFPHTATTYRLTEHFHYWTKHARLNAIVQPQQFVEIGEDLAKDIGVVAGDRIKVSSNRGHIVAVALVTKRIKPLMIEGKKVQTVGLPLHWGFKGLTKPGYLVNTLTPSVGDGNSQTPEFKSFLVKVEKA